From Desulfurobacterium pacificum, a single genomic window includes:
- a CDS encoding C-GCAxxG-C-C family protein, with protein MKRREFFKGLLAAPAVGLIGYPALALAEEAAPASAGASPSGVPRLPWGYKELDPMEAFKRGYLGYFVDECAGGCAWAILSLLRETIGYPYTLLPLPTFEEMVAARKAHKHIPVPMKYGAGGIEGYATICGALNGAAFAIDWALGPHLGKKVIRRLFRWYETTAFPTALANEYATEGKFPVKGKYNKPLPSVKCDSVLCHVVVSKWCTVTGYASGSKQRSERCGRITAAVAKKAVELMNAAIKGELEKAFPFKLSHETASCRTCHFKGKHYEQGQFARGFIACETCHVKDINAHVKAAPIPKAFGANIGTWMGIAAVGTAVGIGAHLIATNIGRKGGNDEENNG; from the coding sequence ATGAAGAGGAGAGAGTTCTTTAAGGGATTGTTAGCGGCTCCAGCAGTGGGTCTTATTGGATATCCTGCTTTGGCTCTTGCAGAAGAGGCTGCCCCCGCTTCTGCCGGGGCCTCCCCATCAGGAGTACCGAGACTTCCTTGGGGATACAAAGAGCTTGACCCAATGGAAGCTTTTAAGAGAGGTTATTTGGGATACTTTGTAGATGAGTGTGCTGGTGGTTGTGCATGGGCAATTCTTTCGTTATTAAGAGAAACTATTGGTTATCCGTATACGCTTTTACCTCTTCCAACTTTTGAAGAGATGGTGGCTGCAAGGAAAGCTCATAAACATATTCCTGTTCCTATGAAGTATGGTGCTGGTGGTATAGAAGGATACGCTACTATTTGTGGTGCGCTTAACGGTGCTGCATTTGCGATAGATTGGGCGCTTGGTCCTCACCTTGGGAAGAAAGTTATTAGAAGACTCTTTAGGTGGTACGAAACTACAGCGTTCCCAACAGCATTGGCTAATGAGTACGCTACAGAGGGTAAATTCCCTGTAAAAGGAAAGTATAACAAGCCATTACCTTCTGTTAAGTGTGATTCTGTTCTCTGCCACGTTGTTGTTTCTAAGTGGTGTACAGTAACAGGTTATGCAAGTGGTTCTAAGCAGCGTTCTGAAAGATGTGGAAGAATTACTGCAGCTGTGGCTAAAAAGGCGGTTGAATTGATGAACGCTGCCATTAAGGGAGAGCTTGAGAAAGCATTCCCATTCAAGCTTAGCCACGAAACAGCAAGTTGTAGAACATGTCACTTCAAGGGTAAGCATTACGAACAAGGACAGTTCGCAAGAGGATTTATCGCTTGTGAAACATGTCACGTTAAGGACATTAACGCTCACGTGAAAGCTGCTCCAATACCAAAGGCGTTCGGTGCTAACATCGGAACCTGGATGGGAATTGCTGCAGTAGGAACTGCTGTTGGTATAGGTGCCCACCTTATTGCAACAAACATCGGTAGGAAAGGGGGCAACGATGAAGAAAATAACGGTTAA
- a CDS encoding cytochrome b/b6 domain-containing protein yields the protein MKKITVKRHSKLFIFLHWLMVLEAAILLITGLALGPNPAIKAIHPFTARSLHIVVGFFFIGTTVFFFYYFVISGEYMWFGLRRLWEAIDFFFDEIRHFLLRKPVAHKPLYDPKRGDYILKIIPTEVLAWWGWVFLWILLGITGLAIIFPNSFGLVLRFCHALVPDWVEALSSTQAIHGFLAILFVILAMIHAYASWKFGMIKSIITGDHEVEVVEGEVNIKPGNEL from the coding sequence ATGAAGAAAATAACGGTTAAAAGACACTCTAAACTCTTTATCTTTCTTCATTGGTTGATGGTATTAGAAGCTGCAATACTTTTGATAACCGGATTGGCTTTAGGTCCTAATCCTGCTATTAAGGCTATACATCCGTTTACTGCACGCTCTCTACACATAGTGGTTGGATTCTTCTTCATCGGTACAACTGTGTTCTTCTTCTATTACTTTGTAATAAGTGGTGAATACATGTGGTTTGGCTTGAGAAGATTGTGGGAAGCTATAGACTTCTTCTTTGATGAAATTAGGCACTTCCTTTTGCGTAAGCCTGTTGCTCACAAGCCACTCTATGATCCTAAAAGAGGTGATTACATCCTCAAAATTATCCCTACAGAAGTTCTTGCCTGGTGGGGATGGGTATTTCTCTGGATTCTCTTGGGAATTACAGGACTTGCAATTATCTTCCCTAATAGCTTTGGTTTAGTTTTACGTTTCTGCCACGCTCTTGTACCTGATTGGGTAGAAGCTCTCTCTTCAACACAAGCAATTCACGGCTTTTTAGCTATTCTCTTTGTTATCTTAGCAATGATTCACGCTTACGCTTCTTGGAAGTTTGGAATGATTAAGAGCATCATTACCGGTGACCATGAAGTAGAAGTTGTTGAGGGAGAAGTAAACATTAAGCCCGGTAATGAGCTTTAA
- a CDS encoding porin, with amino-acid sequence MKKFLSAATVFMVTVGLASASVAQDYSMDEIMQKLQQLEQKVAQLEAENEALRASKGVRVVPRKRTKKLTVKGRVLLRATWDKRDEIVYKSDGSINTKDFYGDTPNSMIVRKARVQFQGKLNRNFSYKIHIRADRGTGVRLWDAFVDYKFDAIPLKLRMGQQKIPVSLSYLRPGPKIKFPERPIVVRDLDSHDRDVGVRAIFKPMKGLQLEAAVMNGEGVKQDEDDLKNKIGNIHDKRYSYVFAVDAKPVNTDVIGLRVRAAYQTGYAYLYYTSANAKRNLFDIEASANIKPVGLILEGGYSRDNPSHVVKTDGTPETWGNAKGYYVQADYKVPIEALKNLHLLARYSYDNINTDASDAKKKVASYGFYYLLDGWQAAIRTAYVVANQGTDTGKDDDRMLVTELQLLF; translated from the coding sequence ATGAAGAAGTTCCTAAGCGCAGCGACTGTCTTTATGGTAACCGTTGGTTTAGCGTCTGCGTCTGTTGCGCAAGATTACAGCATGGATGAAATCATGCAAAAGCTCCAGCAGTTGGAGCAAAAAGTAGCTCAGCTTGAAGCTGAGAACGAGGCTTTAAGAGCATCAAAAGGTGTAAGAGTTGTTCCAAGAAAGAGAACTAAGAAGCTTACTGTTAAGGGAAGAGTGCTTTTAAGAGCTACGTGGGACAAGAGAGATGAAATTGTTTACAAGAGTGATGGCAGTATTAATACCAAAGACTTTTATGGAGATACTCCTAACAGTATGATTGTTAGGAAAGCTCGCGTTCAGTTTCAGGGTAAGCTGAACAGAAACTTCAGCTACAAGATTCACATCAGGGCAGACAGGGGAACCGGTGTAAGACTATGGGATGCTTTTGTTGATTACAAGTTTGATGCTATTCCACTAAAACTGAGAATGGGTCAGCAGAAAATACCTGTTTCTCTTTCCTACTTAAGGCCTGGTCCAAAAATCAAGTTTCCTGAAAGACCAATTGTTGTGAGAGACCTTGATTCTCATGATAGGGATGTAGGTGTAAGAGCAATCTTTAAGCCTATGAAAGGACTTCAGCTTGAAGCTGCTGTTATGAACGGTGAGGGTGTTAAGCAGGACGAGGATGATTTAAAGAATAAGATTGGAAACATTCATGATAAAAGATATTCCTATGTGTTTGCAGTAGATGCGAAGCCAGTTAACACAGATGTGATTGGTTTGAGAGTAAGAGCTGCTTATCAAACTGGTTATGCATATCTCTATTACACAAGTGCTAATGCTAAAAGGAATCTTTTTGATATTGAGGCAAGTGCCAACATTAAGCCTGTTGGCTTGATTCTTGAGGGTGGTTATTCTCGTGATAATCCTTCTCACGTTGTTAAAACAGATGGGACACCAGAAACATGGGGAAATGCGAAAGGCTACTATGTTCAGGCGGACTATAAAGTTCCTATAGAAGCTCTTAAGAATCTTCATTTATTAGCAAGGTATTCTTATGACAATATTAATACAGATGCTTCTGATGCCAAGAAGAAAGTTGCTTCTTACGGTTTCTACTACCTTCTTGACGGATGGCAGGCTGCTATAAGAACAGCCTACGTCGTTGCTAATCAGGGAACTGATACTGGAAAAGATGACGACAGAATGCTTGTAACTGAACTTCAGCTCTTGTTCTAA